A genomic stretch from Flavobacterium sp. KS-LB2 includes:
- a CDS encoding GNAT family N-acetyltransferase, translating to MKDKIRIVTTTSENPDFVNLIAALDESLWERYPELKSDYWGNNIIELNPNVIVLYSENKPVACGCFKKYDKNTIEIKRMFVSPEARGMGLAQTILRELELWAQDLGYSFSVLETLYKQKEAIALYQKTGYSIVDNYEPYVGLENSICMRKPI from the coding sequence ATGAAAGACAAAATTAGAATTGTTACGACTACAAGTGAAAACCCAGATTTTGTCAATTTGATTGCCGCTTTGGATGAAAGTTTATGGGAGCGTTATCCGGAATTGAAATCGGATTATTGGGGTAATAATATCATCGAGTTGAATCCAAATGTTATTGTTCTTTATTCAGAAAATAAACCCGTAGCTTGTGGTTGTTTTAAAAAATACGATAAAAATACAATTGAAATAAAGCGTATGTTTGTTTCACCCGAAGCAAGAGGAATGGGTTTAGCCCAAACTATTTTGCGTGAATTAGAACTTTGGGCACAAGATTTAGGATATTCGTTTTCTGTTTTGGAAACGTTATACAAACAAAAGGAAGCCATTGCATTATATCAAAAAACGGGATATAGTATAGTTGATAATTACGAGCCTTATGTAGGTTTAGAAAATAGTATTTGCATGCGGAAACCAATTTAA
- the radC gene encoding RadC family protein has product MAENSFFPITNWSEDDKPREKLMLKGKSVLSDAELIAILIGSGSRNESAVDLSKRILASVDTNLNALGKVSLSQLMSFKGIGEAKAISIIAALELGRRRRAEGAVELKKVTSSKIIFEIIQPIIGELPHEEFWIIYLNNSNKVISKSQLSKGGITGTLVDVRLVFKTALEMGATGLILCHNHPSGTLIPSEADKQITKKLKLAGDSLEIKVLDHLIVTEKNYFSFVDEGIF; this is encoded by the coding sequence ATGGCTGAGAATTCCTTTTTTCCTATTACGAATTGGTCCGAAGACGATAAGCCGCGCGAAAAGCTGATGCTCAAAGGCAAAAGTGTCTTGAGCGATGCGGAATTAATAGCAATTTTGATTGGTTCAGGAAGTAGAAATGAATCAGCAGTGGACTTAAGTAAAAGGATTTTGGCGAGTGTAGATACTAATTTGAACGCATTAGGAAAAGTATCACTTTCGCAATTAATGAGTTTTAAAGGAATAGGAGAGGCAAAGGCTATTTCGATTATTGCTGCTTTAGAATTGGGAAGAAGAAGAAGGGCGGAAGGAGCTGTGGAATTAAAGAAAGTCACATCCAGCAAAATAATTTTCGAAATCATACAGCCCATTATCGGCGAATTGCCACATGAGGAATTTTGGATTATATATTTGAATAACTCTAATAAGGTCATTTCGAAATCCCAGTTAAGTAAAGGTGGTATAACCGGAACACTGGTTGATGTTCGCCTCGTTTTTAAAACTGCACTTGAAATGGGTGCAACAGGACTAATCTTGTGTCACAATCATCCGTCGGGGACTTTGATTCCAAGTGAAGCAGATAAACAAATTACAAAGAAATTAAAATTAGCAGGCGATAGTTTGGAAATAAAAGTATTAGATCATTTGATTGTTACTGAAAAGAACTATTTTAGTTTTGTTGATGAGGGAATATTTTAA